In Streptomyces sp. NBC_00448, the following are encoded in one genomic region:
- a CDS encoding GNAT family N-acetyltransferase: protein MSVEVEVEAVRSASPEVVAAFGRLLPQLSASLGPLDHEAVERIVSCETNTVLVARSGGEIVGTLVLVLVLVLVLVLVLVLVLVPPPLASGLRGRVEDVVVDGAARGQGVAAPLTGHALGLAREAGAQRRPHLAPGTRRREPALRAARVRGEAVDGVPVRGRGVAGAGRRLPSRGRLARPARLAWRWRGRRQRPRGSGEGNGPSR, encoded by the coding sequence ATGAGCGTCGAGGTCGAGGTCGAGGCCGTACGGTCCGCGAGCCCGGAGGTGGTGGCGGCGTTCGGCCGCCTGCTGCCGCAACTGTCCGCATCCCTGGGGCCGTTGGACCACGAGGCGGTCGAGCGGATCGTGAGCTGCGAGACCAACACCGTGCTGGTCGCCCGGTCCGGCGGCGAGATCGTCGGCACCCTGGTGCTGGTGCTGGTGCTGGTGCTGGTGCTGGTGCTGGTGCTGGTGCTGGTGCTGGTGCCGCCGCCGCTCGCCTCCGGCCTGCGCGGGCGCGTGGAGGACGTCGTGGTGGACGGTGCGGCGCGCGGCCAGGGGGTCGCGGCGCCGCTGACCGGGCACGCGCTGGGGCTCGCGCGGGAGGCCGGCGCGCAGCGTCGACCTCACCTCGCGCCCGGAACGCGCCGCCGCGAACCGGCTCTACGAGCGGCTCGGGTTCGCGGCGAGGCGGTCGACGGTGTACCGGTTCGCGGTCGGGGAGTAGCGGGCGCCGGGCGCCGGTTGCCGTCGCGGGGGCGGCTCGCGCGGCCTGCTCGGCTCGCGTGGCGGTGGAGGGGCCGGCGGCAGCGCCCGCGGGGGAGTGGTGAAGGCAACGGTCCGTCACGTTGA
- a CDS encoding discoidin domain-containing protein: MVTAGSTLLAGFGLGLALPGTSFAAGAAKPGSSAGKAELAAYRPISVSSTDYAPTPGAFVVDRLNSAGVKGSGWRAADGDPQWIAVDLEGDCDVTSLRLTFEAKEGDPVFLEGPSGNRWDGTTGQEILSSYAVDFVVETSRDHTSWTSLYRTGAGTGGVVEIAPATPVTARWVRLTVRKRSSANPLGLNGFEVYGTARGHRPGATGWTDWGSHHHTPPALKAADDGTVPLESGWTLTLDDWAGADGARLSRTGVDDSGWLPATVPGTVLTSLVDQGKLPDPVAGMNNLHIPEALSRHSWWYRRDFDLPRALRTGAGRHVWLEFDGVNHQADIWLNGSQVATMAHPFARSATDVTGQLAAHGGQVLAVRITPMPVPGSPGDKGPLGQSFVDAGAGQMNLNSPTYLSASGWDWMPAVRDRAAGIWNHVRLRSTGHAVIGDARVDTKLPGLPATDRAELTVTVPVRNADTAERKVTVTASFGTVQVSQAVTVAAGATTDVVFAPDAFAALRLRDPKLWWPNGYGDADLHDLTLVASVGGQESDRRTTRFGIRQFGYEGDLPVAFGASTDAYTQPVALDKQQARYVRIKCLTRATGWGYSLWTLAVVDSASGTDLALHRTATASSTEDGSGNGPANVTDGDPNTRWASAAQDDVWIEVDLGSSVAFDRVDLTWEQAYAKSYVVQVSTDGSTWTDAKAVDNTAVPLPFNAGDASLQTEDFDRRTARYVRLACATRATGYGFSLWTLSVIDSASPDTDLALHRTATASSTEDGSGNGPAHATDGDPNTRWSSAYQDGQWVQVDLGSAVPFDRVVVLWEAAYAKTYTIQTSDDGTTWTDVKSVDNSPQPLRISVNGVPVFARGGNWGYDELLRRMPAERMDAAVRMHRDMNFTMIRNWVGSSDREEFFAACDEHGILVWNDFPNAWGMDPPDHDVFNAQARDTVLRYRIHPSVVVWCGANEGNPPAAIDDGMRAAVTGLAPGTLYQNNSAGGIITGGGPYNWVEPASYFDASTYGSHSFGFHTEIGMPVVSTAESMRHLVGDSPEWPIGTAWYHHDWSTNGNQQPQHYATAIEDRLDTAKDLDDFARKAQFVNYENTRAMFEAWNANLWQDATGLMLWMSHPAWHSTVWQTYDYDFDVNGTYYGARKACEPFHVQADAVKWQVTAVNHTAGALKGAMVTARLYDLAGHQLGGTRTAKVDVASSGTAPAFTAGWTDGLPDLHLLRLALTDAKGRVLSENTYWRYRETADMKALNRAPQVRVSAGLGRVTRSGGRSQATATVANRGGAVAAMVRLSLLDDRSGQRVLPTLYGDNYLWLLPGESRTLTLSWPDGALPSGRPALRVDGYNVPRTVARG, translated from the coding sequence GTGGTCACCGCCGGTTCCACCCTGCTGGCCGGCTTCGGCCTCGGGCTCGCGCTGCCGGGTACGAGCTTCGCCGCCGGCGCGGCGAAGCCGGGCAGCTCGGCCGGCAAGGCCGAACTCGCCGCATACCGGCCGATATCCGTCTCCTCCACCGACTACGCGCCCACGCCCGGCGCGTTCGTCGTCGACCGGCTCAACTCCGCCGGCGTCAAGGGCAGCGGCTGGCGCGCCGCCGACGGCGACCCGCAGTGGATCGCCGTCGACCTGGAGGGCGACTGCGACGTCACCTCGCTGCGCCTGACGTTCGAGGCGAAGGAGGGCGACCCGGTCTTCCTGGAGGGGCCGAGCGGCAACCGCTGGGACGGCACCACCGGCCAGGAGATCCTCTCCAGTTACGCGGTGGACTTCGTCGTCGAGACCTCCCGCGACCACACGTCCTGGACCAGCCTGTACCGGACCGGCGCGGGAACCGGCGGCGTGGTCGAGATCGCCCCGGCGACGCCGGTCACCGCGCGCTGGGTCCGGCTGACCGTGCGCAAGCGCTCCAGCGCCAACCCGCTGGGTCTGAACGGCTTCGAGGTGTACGGAACCGCCCGCGGCCACCGCCCCGGCGCCACCGGCTGGACGGACTGGGGCAGCCACCACCACACCCCGCCCGCCCTCAAGGCCGCCGACGACGGCACGGTGCCGCTGGAGTCCGGTTGGACGCTGACCCTGGACGACTGGGCCGGCGCGGACGGCGCCCGGCTCTCCCGTACCGGCGTGGACGACAGCGGGTGGCTGCCCGCGACCGTCCCCGGCACCGTCCTGACCTCGCTGGTGGACCAGGGCAAGCTGCCCGACCCGGTGGCCGGGATGAACAACCTGCACATTCCCGAGGCGCTGTCCCGCCACTCCTGGTGGTACCGCCGCGACTTCGACCTGCCGCGGGCCCTGCGCACCGGGGCCGGCCGGCACGTCTGGCTGGAGTTCGACGGCGTCAACCACCAGGCCGACATCTGGCTCAACGGCAGCCAGGTGGCCACGATGGCGCACCCGTTCGCCCGCTCCGCCACCGACGTGACCGGTCAACTCGCCGCCCACGGAGGGCAGGTGCTCGCGGTGCGGATCACCCCGATGCCGGTCCCCGGCAGCCCCGGCGACAAGGGCCCGCTGGGCCAGTCGTTCGTTGACGCGGGGGCCGGCCAGATGAACCTCAACTCGCCGACGTACCTGTCCGCTTCGGGCTGGGACTGGATGCCGGCGGTACGCGACCGCGCCGCCGGCATCTGGAACCACGTCCGGCTGCGCTCGACCGGCCATGCCGTCATCGGGGACGCCCGGGTGGACACGAAGCTGCCCGGCCTGCCCGCGACGGACCGCGCGGAACTGACCGTCACCGTGCCGGTACGCAACGCCGACACCGCCGAGCGGAAGGTCACCGTCACCGCGTCGTTCGGCACCGTGCAGGTCTCCCAAGCGGTCACCGTGGCCGCGGGCGCCACCACGGACGTGGTCTTCGCACCCGACGCCTTCGCCGCCTTGCGGCTGCGCGACCCGAAGTTGTGGTGGCCCAACGGCTACGGCGACGCCGACCTGCACGACCTCACGCTCGTCGCGTCCGTCGGCGGCCAGGAGAGCGACCGCCGCACCACCCGCTTCGGCATCCGGCAGTTCGGCTACGAGGGCGACCTGCCGGTCGCGTTCGGCGCGAGCACCGACGCGTACACGCAGCCGGTCGCCCTCGACAAGCAGCAGGCCCGGTACGTGCGGATCAAGTGCCTGACCCGGGCGACGGGTTGGGGCTACTCGCTGTGGACGCTCGCGGTCGTCGACAGCGCGTCCGGCACCGACCTGGCCCTGCACAGGACGGCCACCGCGTCCTCCACCGAGGACGGTTCGGGCAACGGGCCCGCGAACGTCACCGACGGCGACCCGAACACCCGCTGGGCGTCGGCCGCCCAGGACGACGTGTGGATCGAGGTGGACCTCGGCTCGTCCGTCGCCTTCGACCGGGTCGACCTCACCTGGGAGCAGGCGTACGCGAAGTCCTACGTCGTGCAGGTGTCCACCGACGGCTCGACGTGGACCGACGCCAAGGCGGTCGACAACACCGCGGTGCCGCTGCCGTTCAACGCCGGTGACGCGAGCCTGCAGACCGAGGACTTCGACCGCCGCACCGCCCGCTACGTCCGGCTCGCCTGCGCGACCCGGGCCACCGGCTACGGGTTCTCGCTGTGGACCCTGTCGGTGATCGACAGCGCGTCCCCGGACACCGACCTCGCGCTGCACAGGACGGCCACCGCCTCCAGCACCGAGGACGGCTCGGGCAACGGGCCCGCCCACGCCACCGACGGGGACCCGAACACCCGCTGGTCCTCGGCCTACCAGGACGGCCAGTGGGTCCAGGTGGACCTCGGCTCCGCCGTCCCCTTCGACCGGGTCGTCGTCCTCTGGGAGGCGGCCTACGCGAAGACGTACACGATCCAGACCTCCGACGACGGCACCACGTGGACTGACGTGAAGTCCGTGGACAACTCGCCGCAGCCGCTGCGGATCAGCGTCAACGGCGTGCCCGTCTTCGCCCGAGGCGGCAACTGGGGCTACGACGAACTCCTGCGCCGGATGCCCGCCGAGCGGATGGACGCGGCGGTCCGCATGCACCGCGACATGAACTTCACGATGATCCGCAACTGGGTGGGCAGCAGCGACCGCGAGGAGTTCTTCGCGGCCTGCGACGAGCACGGCATCCTGGTCTGGAACGACTTCCCCAACGCCTGGGGCATGGACCCGCCGGACCACGACGTGTTCAACGCCCAGGCCCGGGACACCGTGCTGCGCTACCGCATCCACCCGAGCGTCGTCGTCTGGTGCGGCGCCAACGAGGGCAACCCGCCCGCCGCGATCGACGACGGCATGCGTGCCGCGGTCACCGGCCTGGCCCCCGGCACCCTCTACCAGAACAACTCCGCGGGCGGCATCATCACCGGCGGCGGCCCCTACAACTGGGTCGAGCCGGCGAGTTACTTCGACGCGTCGACGTACGGCAGCCACAGCTTCGGCTTCCACACCGAGATCGGCATGCCGGTGGTGTCCACCGCGGAGAGCATGCGCCACCTCGTCGGCGACAGCCCCGAGTGGCCGATCGGCACCGCCTGGTACCACCACGACTGGAGCACCAACGGCAACCAGCAGCCGCAGCACTACGCGACGGCGATCGAGGACCGCCTCGACACCGCGAAGGACCTCGACGACTTCGCCCGCAAGGCGCAGTTCGTCAACTACGAGAACACCCGCGCCATGTTCGAGGCGTGGAACGCCAACCTGTGGCAGGACGCCACCGGGTTGATGCTGTGGATGTCCCACCCGGCGTGGCACAGCACGGTGTGGCAGACCTACGACTACGACTTCGACGTCAACGGCACGTACTACGGCGCGCGCAAGGCGTGCGAGCCCTTCCACGTCCAGGCGGACGCCGTCAAGTGGCAGGTCACCGCGGTCAACCACACCGCCGGCGCGCTCAAGGGCGCGATGGTCACCGCCAGGCTGTACGACCTGGCCGGCCACCAGTTGGGCGGCACCCGCACCGCGAAGGTGGATGTCGCGTCCTCCGGCACGGCGCCGGCGTTCACCGCGGGCTGGACGGACGGCCTGCCGGACCTGCACCTGCTGCGGCTGGCCCTGACGGACGCCAAGGGCCGCGTGCTGTCGGAGAACACGTACTGGCGCTACCGCGAGACGGCCGACATGAAGGCGCTCAACCGGGCCCCGCAGGTCCGGGTGTCGGCGGGCCTCGGCCGGGTCACCCGCTCCGGCGGCCGCTCGCAGGCGACGGCGACGGTCGCCAACCGCGGCGGCGCGGTCGCGGCGATGGTCCGCCTCTCGCTGCTGGACGACCGGAGCGGGCAGCGGGTGCTGCCGACGCTGTACGGCGACAACTACCTGTGGCTGCTGCCCGGTGAGTCCCGCACCCTCACGCTGTCGTGGCCCGACGGCGCGCTGCCGTCGGGCCGTCCGGCGCTGCGGGTGGACGGCTACAACGTGCCCCGCACGGTCGCGCGCGGCTGA
- a CDS encoding RICIN domain-containing protein, protein MSLWTSLEPASATVDPGGSTTVRLRVRNTGDVVDEYRFEPVGSIAPWVQVEPQLLRLYPGTTDSILLTFTPPRTPDATAGPNPYAIRVVPTESPEATTVPEGNLTITPFTEVRAEIVPPTVKGRFRGRPRLAVDNIGNTKLTASIRGTDNGDQLAYDIHPANVQIEPGRAAFVKTTLRPRQMIWFGSSQQRPYTLDVSRSGAMPLSVDGRYVQRGFLPRWIAAAFCALLGLAVAFTMIWLTHKPAVGSLATAKVNPAGFATLTPSPPAPSTPVTTPPTTQAPTTNPTAGGGGGGGGAPAKKKPKSPVPATRVLLRNTTTNKCADLPGADDGKSGGPVNEFTCIGDDTDNQLWDLEVRYPKLGPGGTQLFQIRNDKDRLCMDLPNLGAEPITTPITEFACNGTTADNQLWWIDKQPDGAYWIRNYASDNKCLDVSGSSTGGDNTMLTLFNCTDTDDQEWQIVHPNTD, encoded by the coding sequence GTGAGCCTTTGGACCTCTTTGGAACCCGCGTCGGCGACCGTCGATCCCGGCGGGAGCACCACCGTACGACTGCGGGTGCGCAACACCGGCGACGTGGTGGACGAGTACCGTTTCGAGCCCGTCGGGAGCATCGCCCCCTGGGTCCAGGTGGAACCGCAGCTGCTGCGGCTCTACCCGGGCACCACGGACTCGATCCTGCTGACCTTCACGCCGCCGCGCACCCCGGACGCCACGGCGGGCCCGAACCCGTACGCGATCCGGGTCGTCCCCACCGAGAGCCCCGAGGCCACCACGGTTCCCGAAGGCAACCTCACCATCACGCCGTTCACCGAGGTCCGCGCCGAGATCGTGCCGCCGACCGTGAAGGGCCGCTTCCGCGGCAGGCCCCGGCTCGCGGTCGACAACATCGGCAACACCAAGCTCACCGCCTCGATCAGGGGCACCGACAACGGCGACCAGCTCGCCTACGACATCCACCCGGCCAACGTGCAGATCGAGCCGGGGCGGGCGGCGTTCGTGAAGACGACGCTCAGGCCGCGGCAGATGATCTGGTTCGGCTCCAGCCAGCAACGCCCGTACACGCTGGACGTGTCGCGGTCCGGGGCGATGCCGCTCAGCGTCGACGGGAGGTACGTGCAGCGCGGCTTCCTGCCGCGCTGGATCGCCGCCGCCTTCTGCGCGCTGCTCGGTCTCGCGGTCGCCTTCACGATGATCTGGCTGACCCACAAGCCCGCGGTCGGCTCGCTCGCGACGGCGAAGGTCAACCCGGCCGGCTTCGCCACGCTGACCCCCTCGCCGCCGGCGCCCAGCACCCCCGTCACCACACCGCCCACCACCCAGGCCCCGACGACCAACCCGACCGCGGGCGGTGGCGGGGGCGGGGGCGGCGCCCCGGCCAAGAAGAAGCCGAAGAGTCCGGTGCCGGCGACGAGGGTGCTGCTGCGGAACACCACCACCAACAAGTGCGCCGACCTCCCCGGCGCCGACGACGGCAAGTCCGGCGGCCCGGTCAACGAGTTCACTTGCATCGGCGACGACACGGACAACCAGCTGTGGGACCTGGAGGTGCGGTACCCCAAGCTGGGCCCCGGCGGCACCCAGCTGTTCCAGATCCGCAACGACAAGGACCGGCTCTGCATGGACCTGCCGAACCTCGGCGCGGAGCCGATCACCACCCCCATCACCGAGTTCGCCTGCAACGGCACCACCGCCGACAACCAGCTGTGGTGGATCGACAAGCAGCCCGACGGCGCGTACTGGATTCGCAACTACGCCAGCGACAACAAGTGCCTGGACGTGTCCGGCAGCAGCACCGGCGGCGACAACACCATGCTGACCCTCTTCAACTGCACCGACACCGATGACCAGGAGTGGCAGATCGTGCACCCGAACACGGACTGA
- a CDS encoding AAA family ATPase, producing the protein MPAPPPDPAPPPAALPTLIVVSGPPGAGKTTLAHAIARAVGCPAVCRDEIKEGMVHATPGHVPGPADELNTRTLPAFFGVLELLLRAGVTTVAEAAYQDRLWRPGLTPLLTTADVRVVHCTVRASVALERTRLRLAANPVRRAHESGPPQDPAAHAVRHDAFDRVALDVPWIEVDTTDGYAPGLDEIVAFAGGPRRPGSGERSTPRSPT; encoded by the coding sequence GTGCCCGCACCGCCCCCCGACCCCGCGCCGCCTCCCGCCGCCCTCCCGACGCTGATCGTCGTCAGCGGTCCGCCCGGAGCCGGCAAGACCACGCTCGCGCACGCGATCGCCCGCGCGGTGGGGTGCCCGGCCGTCTGCCGCGACGAGATCAAGGAAGGCATGGTGCACGCCACCCCCGGTCATGTGCCCGGCCCGGCGGACGAGTTGAACACGCGCACGCTGCCGGCGTTCTTCGGCGTGCTCGAACTGCTGCTGCGGGCCGGGGTGACGACCGTCGCGGAGGCGGCGTACCAGGACCGTCTGTGGCGGCCCGGCCTGACGCCGCTGCTGACGACGGCCGACGTCCGCGTGGTCCACTGCACGGTCCGCGCAAGCGTGGCGCTGGAGCGCACCCGCCTGCGGCTCGCGGCGAATCCGGTGCGGCGCGCCCACGAGAGCGGCCCGCCGCAGGACCCGGCGGCGCACGCGGTCCGGCACGACGCGTTCGACCGGGTCGCCCTGGACGTGCCCTGGATCGAGGTGGACACCACGGACGGATACGCGCCCGGGCTCGACGAGATCGTCGCCTTCGCGGGCGGCCCGCGCCGGCCGGGCTCCGGGGAGCGTTCCACCCCACGTTCCCCCACGTGA
- a CDS encoding collagen-like triple helix repeat-containing protein, with protein MSDERDDLPPTGPPNPAGEPNPAGEPDPAGDPGAPGDPSTPASPGPGEASVPSGLVSAVVSLVNTGPVLLGAYTIAELTAVDAVVDFLEARPSDDELAEAVRSLAARELLLAGDGEQVQVRGDLGIAVAFQQRARRVLDARTTGTVAGEPWRILLLPQPERICLMVRIDALGVHQIGLYKLEEAVRILVDWLPRGQAAEPDPGLGADDLLAGAERAALLTLVEYTAEGSAEIAGASTDLVLARKGGRLHLLTRDPAHDDKLEPKPVSGKDEIRDRLVSLLT; from the coding sequence ATGAGCGACGAGCGCGACGACCTCCCGCCCACCGGACCCCCGAACCCGGCCGGCGAGCCGAACCCGGCCGGCGAGCCGGACCCGGCCGGTGACCCGGGCGCTCCTGGTGACCCGAGCACCCCGGCCTCGCCCGGACCCGGCGAGGCGTCCGTCCCGTCCGGCCTGGTGTCGGCCGTGGTGAGCCTGGTGAACACCGGGCCGGTACTGCTCGGCGCGTACACGATCGCCGAACTGACCGCCGTGGACGCGGTCGTGGACTTCCTGGAGGCCCGGCCGTCGGACGACGAACTGGCCGAGGCCGTCCGCTCCCTGGCCGCGCGCGAACTGCTGCTGGCCGGTGACGGGGAGCAGGTCCAGGTCCGCGGGGACCTGGGCATCGCGGTGGCGTTCCAGCAGCGGGCCCGCCGGGTGCTCGACGCCCGTACGACCGGCACGGTCGCGGGGGAGCCGTGGCGCATCCTGTTGCTCCCGCAGCCCGAGCGGATCTGCCTGATGGTGCGGATCGACGCGCTCGGCGTGCACCAGATCGGGCTCTACAAGCTCGAAGAGGCCGTGCGCATCCTCGTGGACTGGCTGCCCCGCGGGCAGGCGGCCGAGCCCGATCCGGGCCTCGGCGCCGACGACCTGCTCGCCGGTGCGGAGCGGGCCGCGCTGCTCACGCTCGTGGAGTACACCGCCGAGGGGTCCGCCGAGATCGCGGGCGCCAGCACCGACCTGGTGCTCGCCCGCAAGGGCGGCCGGCTGCACCTCCTGACCCGGGACCCGGCGCACGACGACAAGCTGGAGCCGAAGCCGGTGTCGGGCAAGGACGAGATCCGCGACCGCCTCGTCAGCCTGCTGACCTGA
- a CDS encoding dicarboxylate/amino acid:cation symporter: protein MSANTAAGSTGPAGPRSRSLPKVPFWAQIVTGLVLGALLGWLARGQDISWLTTTLDKIGSLFIQLLKLAVGPLVFFAILVSITNLRKVNNAARLAARTLLWFMIMSLIAVAIGIAIGLITNPGSGTGLTAKDGKLPQHSGSWIDFLTGIIPTDVITPFTELNVLQIVFMAVIAGIAVLKVGERAKPVLTLSEVVLELLQTALWWVIRLAPLGTVGLIGYAIASYGWDLIGKYATFTADVYVGCALVLFGVYPLLLATVAKVNPLQFFKGAWPAIQLAFVSRSSVGTLPVTQKSAERLGVPKTYTSFAVPFGSTTKMDGCASIYPAIASIFVAQIFDVHLGVQDYVLIAFVSVVGSAATAGLTGATIMLTLTLSTLGLPLEGVGLLLAIDPILDMMRTATNVAGQIVAPIIVAAQEGILDREAFDSATASPVDDIRHDQDQDQDQPLDRELTAAV from the coding sequence GTGTCCGCGAACACCGCCGCCGGCAGCACCGGTCCGGCCGGACCCCGCAGCCGTTCCCTGCCCAAGGTCCCGTTCTGGGCCCAGATAGTCACCGGCCTCGTCCTCGGGGCCCTGCTCGGCTGGCTCGCCCGCGGCCAGGACATCAGCTGGCTCACCACCACGCTCGACAAGATCGGCAGCCTCTTCATCCAGCTGCTGAAGCTCGCGGTGGGACCGCTGGTCTTCTTCGCGATCCTGGTGTCGATCACCAACCTGCGCAAGGTCAACAACGCGGCCCGGCTGGCCGCCAGGACGCTGCTCTGGTTCATGATCATGTCGCTGATCGCGGTCGCCATCGGCATCGCGATCGGCCTGATCACCAACCCCGGCTCCGGCACCGGCCTCACCGCCAAGGACGGCAAGCTGCCGCAGCACTCGGGCTCCTGGATCGACTTCCTCACCGGCATCATCCCGACCGACGTCATCACGCCCTTCACCGAGCTGAACGTCCTGCAGATCGTGTTCATGGCGGTGATCGCCGGCATCGCGGTGCTGAAGGTCGGCGAGCGGGCCAAGCCCGTCCTGACCCTGAGCGAGGTCGTCCTCGAACTGCTGCAGACCGCCCTGTGGTGGGTCATCCGGCTCGCGCCCCTGGGCACCGTCGGCCTGATCGGCTACGCCATCGCCTCCTACGGCTGGGACCTGATCGGCAAGTACGCGACATTCACCGCCGACGTCTACGTGGGCTGCGCGCTGGTCCTGTTCGGCGTCTACCCGCTGCTGCTCGCGACGGTCGCCAAGGTCAACCCGCTGCAGTTCTTCAAGGGCGCCTGGCCCGCGATCCAGCTGGCGTTCGTGTCCCGCTCCTCGGTGGGCACCCTGCCGGTGACGCAGAAGTCGGCGGAGCGGCTCGGCGTGCCGAAGACGTACACCTCCTTCGCGGTGCCGTTCGGCTCGACCACCAAGATGGACGGCTGCGCGTCGATCTACCCGGCGATCGCGTCGATCTTCGTGGCGCAGATCTTCGACGTGCACCTCGGCGTGCAGGACTACGTGCTGATCGCGTTCGTCTCGGTGGTCGGCTCCGCGGCGACGGCCGGCCTCACCGGCGCGACCATCATGCTGACGCTGACCCTCTCCACGCTCGGCCTGCCGCTGGAGGGCGTGGGCCTGCTGCTGGCGATCGACCCGATCCTGGACATGATGCGCACCGCCACGAACGTGGCGGGCCAGATCGTGGCGCCGATCATCGTGGCCGCGCAGGAGGGCATCCTCGACCGCGAGGCGTTCGACTCGGCGACCGCGTCCCCGGTCGACGACATCCGGCACGACCAGGATCAGGACCAGGACCAGCCCCTGGACCGCGAACTGACCGCGGCCGTCTAA
- a CDS encoding ABC transporter ATP-binding protein — MAVAEQPALPPVQVSRPMVPTVIVEDVNIVYTVYGAGTGKGSASAALGRMLSKKRRSSNVRRVHAVKNVSFTAYRGEAIGIIGSNGSGKSTLLRAIAGLLPPESGRIYTDGQPSLLGVNAALMNDLTGGTNVILGGLAMGMSRDEVRSRYKGIVDFSGINEKGDFISLPMRTYSSGMAARLRFSIAAAKDHDVLMIDEALATGDRAFQKRSESRIRELRKEAGTVFLVSHSNASIRDTCERVIWLEHGVMLMDGPTEDVLTAYEAKTGK, encoded by the coding sequence ATGGCCGTGGCTGAGCAGCCGGCGCTGCCGCCGGTGCAGGTGAGTCGTCCGATGGTGCCGACGGTGATCGTGGAGGACGTGAACATCGTCTACACGGTGTACGGGGCGGGGACGGGTAAGGGGAGTGCTTCGGCGGCGTTGGGGCGGATGCTGTCGAAGAAGCGGCGGTCGTCGAATGTGCGGCGGGTGCATGCGGTGAAGAACGTGAGTTTCACGGCGTATCGCGGTGAGGCGATCGGGATCATCGGGTCGAACGGTTCGGGCAAGTCGACGTTGTTGCGGGCGATCGCGGGGTTGTTGCCGCCGGAGTCGGGGCGGATCTACACGGATGGGCAGCCGTCGTTGCTGGGGGTGAACGCGGCGTTGATGAACGATCTGACCGGGGGGACGAATGTGATCCTGGGCGGGTTGGCGATGGGGATGTCGCGGGATGAGGTGCGGTCGCGGTACAAGGGGATCGTGGACTTCTCGGGGATCAACGAGAAGGGTGATTTCATCTCGTTGCCGATGCGGACGTATTCGTCGGGTATGGCGGCGCGGTTGCGGTTCTCGATCGCGGCGGCGAAGGATCACGACGTGTTGATGATCGACGAGGCGCTGGCGACGGGTGACCGGGCGTTCCAGAAGCGGTCGGAGTCGCGTATTCGGGAGTTGCGGAAGGAGGCGGGCACGGTCTTCCTGGTCAGTCACAGCAATGCGTCGATCCGGGACACCTGTGAGCGGGTGATCTGGTTGGAGCACGGGGTGATGCTGATGGACGGTCCGACCGAGGACGTGCTGACCGCCTACGAGGCCAAGACCGGCAAGTAG
- a CDS encoding ABC transporter permease: MTQRLAPVHEPPAHAMSPSELAAMYGLSVSGARPGLVAYTRQLWGRRHFINEFAKARTAAQYTQARLGQLWQVMTPLLNAAVYYLIFGILIGTHRGIDNFIAFLVTGVFIFTFTQSSVLSGVKSISGNLGLIRALHFPRASMPIAFTLMQLQQLMMSMFVLLAIVLMTGEVPDMSWLLMFPALLCQWVFNTGLALIVARLGSKMTDLSQLMPFMLRTWMYMSGVMYSITKLTTTAPHILRILLDVNPAAIYIDLMRFALIDSVTAAQMPRHVWAMAVVWSLVVGVGGYIYFWKAEESYGRG; encoded by the coding sequence ATGACACAGCGCCTCGCCCCCGTGCACGAACCACCGGCCCACGCCATGAGCCCCTCCGAACTCGCCGCGATGTACGGCTTGTCGGTCAGTGGTGCTCGGCCCGGTCTGGTGGCTTACACCCGTCAGTTGTGGGGTCGTCGACATTTCATCAACGAGTTCGCGAAGGCGCGGACGGCGGCGCAGTACACGCAGGCGCGGTTGGGTCAGCTGTGGCAGGTGATGACGCCGTTGCTGAATGCGGCGGTGTACTACCTGATCTTCGGCATCCTGATCGGTACGCATCGGGGTATCGACAACTTCATCGCGTTCCTGGTGACGGGTGTCTTCATCTTCACGTTCACGCAGTCGTCGGTGCTGAGCGGGGTGAAGTCGATCTCGGGGAATCTGGGGCTGATCCGGGCGTTGCATTTTCCGCGGGCGTCGATGCCGATCGCGTTCACGTTGATGCAGTTGCAGCAGTTGATGATGTCGATGTTCGTGTTGCTGGCGATCGTGTTGATGACCGGCGAGGTGCCGGACATGTCATGGTTGCTGATGTTCCCGGCGTTGTTGTGCCAGTGGGTGTTCAATACCGGGTTGGCGTTGATCGTGGCGCGGTTGGGCAGCAAGATGACGGACTTGTCGCAGTTGATGCCGTTCATGTTGCGGACGTGGATGTACATGTCGGGGGTGATGTACTCCATCACGAAGCTGACGACGACGGCGCCGCATATTCTGCGGATTCTGCTGGATGTGAATCCGGCGGCGATCTATATCGATCTGATGCGGTTCGCGTTGATCGACAGTGTGACGGCGGCGCAGATGCCGCGGCATGTGTGGGCGATGGCGGTGGTGTGGTCGCTGGTCGTCGGGGTGGGCGGGTACATCTACTTCTGGAAGGCGGAAGAGTCCTATGGCCGTGGCTGA